A single region of the Granulicella aggregans genome encodes:
- a CDS encoding glycoside hydrolase family 125 protein: protein MKSMAVGMTGIGVRGIAAFAQTPDLTGFDPANGRPKLADRRFQSTLVEETIAETVRKIGDPAMALLFANCFPNTLDTTVRPGIFEGKPDTAVITGDIAAMWLRDSSAQVWPYLPLAKKDPALRALLEGVIRRQTRCLLIDTYANAFMADLNAPPLSWSVKDLTTMKQGVGERKYELDSLCYPIRLAHGYWKQTGDTRPFDAAWKRAIELVLQTMIEQQRKHGDGPYKFQRTSDTSTETLPASGYGNPVNPVGLIASGFRPSDDACIFPFLVPSNLFAVTSLRQLAELVNAVLHDAALANRAAALANEVEAALKQYAIAQTNQGQIWAYEVDGFGGQVLMDDANVPSLLGLPYLASSPDAGLYARTRAFVWSERNPWFFKGSAGEGIGGPHEGKPMIWPMSQMVYALTSSDDAEIHRSLMMLTASAAGTGFMHESYNKDDTAKFTRPWFAWANTLFGELVLKVAAERPQLLR from the coding sequence ATGAAGTCCATGGCCGTGGGGATGACGGGGATCGGTGTACGAGGGATCGCGGCCTTTGCTCAGACACCAGATCTAACGGGATTTGATCCGGCGAACGGAAGGCCGAAGCTTGCCGACCGCCGCTTTCAGAGCACGCTCGTTGAAGAGACGATTGCAGAGACGGTTCGCAAGATCGGCGATCCCGCGATGGCGCTGCTGTTCGCGAACTGCTTCCCGAATACGCTCGACACAACGGTTCGGCCCGGGATCTTCGAAGGCAAGCCGGACACAGCGGTCATCACGGGCGATATCGCCGCGATGTGGTTGCGCGACTCCTCCGCGCAGGTGTGGCCGTATCTGCCGCTGGCAAAAAAAGACCCCGCGCTGCGTGCGCTGCTTGAGGGCGTGATCCGGCGGCAGACGCGCTGTCTGCTGATCGACACCTATGCGAATGCCTTCATGGCGGACCTAAACGCACCGCCGCTCAGCTGGAGCGTGAAGGACCTGACCACGATGAAACAGGGTGTGGGCGAGCGCAAGTACGAGCTTGATTCGCTCTGCTATCCCATTCGGCTGGCCCACGGCTACTGGAAGCAGACCGGGGACACCAGGCCGTTCGACGCCGCGTGGAAGCGCGCGATCGAGCTCGTCCTGCAAACGATGATCGAGCAGCAGCGCAAGCACGGCGATGGACCGTACAAGTTCCAGCGCACATCGGACACCTCGACGGAGACGCTGCCAGCTTCGGGCTATGGCAATCCGGTGAACCCGGTGGGTCTGATCGCTTCTGGATTCAGGCCATCGGACGATGCGTGCATCTTTCCCTTCCTGGTGCCTTCGAATCTATTCGCGGTTACGTCGTTGCGTCAGCTAGCCGAATTGGTCAACGCGGTACTGCATGACGCCGCGCTCGCGAATCGTGCAGCAGCACTTGCGAACGAGGTGGAAGCTGCGTTGAAGCAGTACGCGATCGCGCAGACGAATCAGGGGCAGATCTGGGCCTACGAAGTCGACGGCTTCGGCGGCCAAGTATTGATGGACGATGCCAATGTGCCCAGCCTGCTTGGGCTTCCGTATCTAGCGAGCTCGCCTGATGCGGGGCTCTACGCCCGGACGCGGGCCTTTGTGTGGAGCGAGCGGAATCCGTGGTTCTTCAAGGGCAGCGCAGGGGAGGGCATTGGTGGCCCGCACGAGGGCAAGCCGATGATCTGGCCCATGTCGCAGATGGTTTATGCGCTGACATCGAGTGATGACGCAGAGATCCACCGCTCACTCATGATGTTGACAGCTTCGGCGGCTGGCACGGGTTTCATGCACGAGAGCTACAACAAGGACGACACCGCGAAGTTCACGCGGCCGTGGTTTGCGTGGGCCAACACGCTCTTCGGTGAACTGGTCCTGAAGGTTGCCGCAGAGAGGCCGCAGTTGCTCCGCTAA
- a CDS encoding glycoside hydrolase family 3 C-terminal domain-containing protein: MPRSFLPAVVLTASILVLPAGAQNACSKNLTPKAIDGHIDTIIRQMTIDERIEQLQDRVPAIPRLGIHAYNWWNEGLHGLARDGYATVFPQAIGLAATWDAELLHSVGDTVSTEARAKFSQHARYDSPRYGGLTLWSPNINIFRDPRWGRGQETYGEDPFLTETLGTNFVKGVQGGDAFYLKADATPKHFVAHSGPEQGRDSFNAKVSPHDLADTYLPAFHAVATQGKAAALMCSYNAISGTPSCANSSLLQTRVRDLWHFNGYVVSDCDAVGNITEYQHYTADAAHGAAAALNAGVDLDCGNSYLALKQAFTQKLVTEETINRSLHRLLIARLRLGMMDALGCSPYDNIGKADLDTPKSRARALRAAEESIVLLHNDGVLPVKSSEQRIAVVGPTANMLKVLEANYHGTASQPMTPLEGLSESFKTVHYAQGSLLAPGVTAPIPITALHIGAEQHSLSGLVADYFPSASLTGEPLLTSIVGDVDLDLDRVGPDPKIVAPQYSARWHGYLFPPAAGDYTLRVNIERCWDCSTHDHFRLFVDGKLQINNSGAKADPDRVKLHFADTTPHEVKLELEHTGEDEGIALEWEPPADALLNEAVATARDADVIVAFVGLSPDLEGEALQVHLDGFAGGDRTSLDLPAAQITLLKRLADLHKPLVVVLTSGSAVSLDASKIGASALLEAWYPGEEAGHALANILTGRTNPSGRLPVTFYRSVADLPPFDDYSMSRRTYRYFNGPVLYPFGYGLSYTLFTYGLPHLAGSTLPAGKPLDVTVRISNTGKVAGTEVAELYLAPPQVPGAPRLALAGVQRVDLGVGKSREITFTVDPAQLSFVDLQGHRSIRPGLYRVFVGGAQPDPGVEHGVAFTITGTKPMDF, encoded by the coding sequence ATGCCCCGAAGCTTTCTTCCTGCCGTCGTCCTCACCGCCTCCATCCTCGTGCTACCCGCAGGCGCTCAGAACGCCTGCTCGAAGAATCTGACGCCGAAGGCGATCGACGGACACATCGACACCATCATCCGGCAGATGACCATCGACGAGCGGATCGAACAGCTCCAGGATCGAGTTCCCGCGATTCCCCGCCTCGGCATTCATGCCTACAACTGGTGGAATGAGGGCCTTCATGGCCTGGCGCGCGATGGCTATGCGACGGTCTTTCCGCAGGCGATCGGGCTCGCCGCGACGTGGGACGCAGAGCTGTTGCACAGCGTCGGCGACACCGTCTCCACCGAGGCCCGCGCGAAGTTCAGCCAACACGCGCGCTACGATTCACCCCGCTATGGCGGTCTCACCCTCTGGTCGCCGAACATCAATATCTTCCGCGACCCACGCTGGGGTCGAGGCCAGGAGACCTACGGGGAAGATCCCTTCCTGACCGAGACGCTCGGAACAAACTTCGTTAAAGGCGTGCAGGGCGGCGATGCCTTCTACCTGAAGGCCGACGCTACGCCAAAGCACTTCGTCGCCCACAGTGGACCGGAGCAGGGCCGTGACAGCTTCAACGCGAAGGTCTCGCCTCACGACTTGGCAGACACATATCTTCCCGCATTCCATGCCGTCGCGACGCAAGGCAAGGCTGCTGCCCTGATGTGCTCCTACAACGCGATCAGTGGAACTCCTTCGTGCGCCAACTCGAGCTTGCTACAGACGCGCGTGCGCGACCTTTGGCACTTCAACGGGTATGTGGTTTCAGACTGCGACGCGGTCGGAAATATCACCGAGTATCAGCACTACACGGCGGACGCTGCACACGGGGCCGCCGCGGCGCTGAACGCTGGTGTCGATCTTGATTGCGGCAACTCGTACCTCGCGCTGAAGCAGGCCTTCACGCAGAAGCTCGTTACAGAAGAGACGATTAACCGCTCGCTCCATCGGCTGCTGATCGCGCGCCTGCGGCTGGGGATGATGGACGCACTCGGCTGCTCGCCATACGACAACATTGGCAAAGCCGATCTCGATACGCCGAAGAGCCGCGCGCGCGCTCTTCGCGCAGCGGAGGAGTCCATTGTTCTGCTGCATAACGATGGGGTGTTGCCGGTTAAATCCTCAGAACAGCGCATCGCAGTGGTGGGGCCAACTGCGAACATGTTGAAGGTGCTCGAAGCCAACTACCATGGCACCGCCTCGCAGCCCATGACTCCGCTCGAAGGCCTGAGCGAAAGTTTCAAGACAGTCCACTATGCGCAGGGTAGCCTTCTTGCTCCTGGTGTGACGGCACCTATTCCAATCACCGCGCTTCACATCGGCGCAGAGCAACACTCTCTTTCGGGTCTTGTCGCGGATTACTTTCCGTCCGCCTCGCTCACAGGCGAGCCACTGCTAACCAGCATCGTCGGCGACGTCGATCTCGATCTCGACCGCGTAGGCCCAGATCCAAAGATAGTGGCGCCGCAGTACTCCGCCCGCTGGCACGGATATCTCTTCCCTCCGGCGGCTGGCGACTACACGCTTCGCGTCAACATCGAACGCTGCTGGGACTGCAGCACGCATGACCACTTCCGCCTCTTCGTTGATGGCAAGTTGCAAATCAACAACAGCGGTGCCAAGGCCGACCCCGACCGTGTGAAGCTGCACTTCGCCGATACAACCCCGCATGAGGTCAAGCTGGAACTCGAGCACACCGGCGAAGACGAAGGCATCGCGCTCGAATGGGAGCCGCCTGCAGACGCTCTTCTCAATGAAGCGGTTGCTACTGCCCGCGACGCAGATGTCATCGTCGCCTTTGTTGGTCTCTCGCCTGATCTTGAAGGCGAAGCCCTGCAGGTTCACCTCGATGGCTTCGCCGGTGGCGATCGCACAAGTCTCGATCTGCCAGCGGCGCAGATCACTCTTCTGAAGCGGCTCGCCGACCTGCATAAGCCACTGGTTGTCGTGCTCACATCGGGCTCGGCGGTATCACTCGATGCCAGCAAAATCGGAGCCTCCGCTCTGCTCGAGGCTTGGTATCCAGGCGAGGAGGCTGGACATGCGCTTGCCAATATCCTCACCGGTCGCACCAATCCCTCGGGACGGCTTCCGGTTACGTTCTATCGCTCCGTAGCCGACCTGCCCCCCTTCGACGACTACAGCATGTCCCGCAGGACCTATCGATACTTCAACGGCCCGGTGCTCTATCCCTTTGGATACGGCCTAAGCTATACGCTGTTCACCTACGGTCTGCCACACCTCGCCGGCAGCACGCTGCCCGCAGGCAAGCCTCTTGATGTGACAGTAAGAATCAGCAACACCGGGAAGGTTGCTGGCACCGAGGTTGCGGAGCTGTATTTGGCTCCTCCCCAGGTTCCAGGAGCGCCACGTCTCGCTCTGGCGGGCGTTCAGCGTGTCGATCTCGGCGTTGGGAAGTCCCGCGAGATCACCTTCACTGTCGATCCTGCTCAACTTAGCTTCGTAGACTTGCAGGGGCATCGCAGCATTCGCCCGGGGCTCTACCGGGTCTTCGTCGGCGGAGCTCAGCCAGACCCCGGTGTCGAGCACGGTGTCGCCTTCACCATCACCGGCACAAAGCCGATGGACTTTTAG
- a CDS encoding beta-N-acetylhexosaminidase, producing the protein MIASATCRLIPSQRVLRAASALLSLVVTAVASAQIAVHPVLTPQPRELHAGERVAVHSAMVTVPGGDAEDNFAAHDLETTLAERGIVVSPAVGAADLTVALLRAETPAARQILSQNKLVFDPAMHDEGYVLLSTPGHVEIIGETSAGIFYGVQTLKQLIDTDGAANKVWTGTIRDWPAMKYRGVHDDLARGPMPTLTFQKHQLEVFAAHKINLYSPYFEHTLQYASDPLAAPPGASLTRAESQELAAFARSLHITIVPEQEAFGHLHHVLKYEKYADIAETPHGHVIAPGQANSLPQIKSWFTQIAEDFPSPFLHIGADETFELGTGRTKPDVEKRGLGPVYADFLTSIHTTLAPLNRRLLFWGDLGGSDPASVARLPKDMIAIPWIYWHQDNYDGNITPFKRVGIETWVAPGDANWRVVYPLGNTALDNISGFVESGQRLGSTGELTTVWNDDGEGLFNLDWFGVLFGGAAGWQPGKSDGAAYQATFGTTFYGDTTGRIDEAQRNLMSAVDDLDVSDDTFWLDPWSEAGQKKAAKIRSTIPKARLQAERAIELIETVLATEPHIRERDALLAMEMAARRIDFIGMKFQLSEEMSIAYARAYAQKDDPQHETETRELLYSISSMNGRCQDLRDGYSMIKNLYRASWLAENRPYWLDNVLVRYDLQIEEWQRRGDKVNNLIDRWQQDKSLPTAKEAGIPPPPTN; encoded by the coding sequence ATGATCGCCTCTGCAACATGCCGCCTCATTCCATCGCAACGTGTTCTAAGAGCCGCCTCTGCCCTGCTCAGCTTAGTTGTAACAGCCGTCGCATCGGCGCAAATCGCTGTACATCCAGTGCTGACACCGCAGCCCAGGGAATTGCATGCAGGAGAGCGAGTGGCAGTCCACTCCGCCATGGTGACGGTTCCGGGCGGAGATGCCGAAGACAACTTCGCGGCGCACGACCTTGAGACGACACTGGCAGAGCGTGGCATCGTCGTGTCACCGGCAGTTGGAGCTGCCGACCTCACCGTCGCCCTGCTGCGTGCCGAGACCCCGGCGGCGCGGCAGATCCTCAGCCAAAACAAGCTCGTCTTCGATCCCGCGATGCACGACGAAGGCTACGTTCTGTTATCCACCCCCGGCCACGTCGAGATCATCGGCGAGACCTCCGCCGGCATCTTCTACGGCGTTCAGACGCTCAAGCAGCTCATAGACACCGACGGCGCTGCCAACAAAGTGTGGACTGGAACCATCCGCGACTGGCCCGCGATGAAGTATCGCGGCGTCCACGACGACCTCGCCCGCGGCCCCATGCCCACGCTCACCTTCCAGAAGCATCAGCTCGAGGTCTTCGCCGCGCACAAGATCAACCTCTACTCGCCGTACTTCGAGCACACGCTGCAGTACGCAAGCGACCCGCTTGCCGCGCCTCCGGGAGCCTCGCTCACCCGCGCTGAGTCGCAGGAGCTTGCTGCGTTTGCCCGCAGCCTGCATATCACCATCGTCCCCGAACAGGAGGCCTTCGGCCATCTTCATCACGTGCTGAAGTATGAGAAGTACGCGGACATCGCGGAGACACCGCATGGCCACGTCATCGCCCCTGGACAGGCCAATTCCTTGCCGCAGATCAAAAGTTGGTTTACCCAAATCGCTGAGGACTTCCCTAGCCCGTTCCTGCACATCGGAGCGGACGAGACCTTCGAACTGGGCACTGGCCGTACCAAGCCCGACGTCGAAAAGCGGGGACTTGGCCCGGTCTATGCGGACTTCCTCACCTCCATCCACACGACGCTCGCGCCGTTGAATCGCCGTCTGCTCTTCTGGGGCGATCTCGGCGGCAGCGATCCGGCCTCCGTCGCGCGGCTGCCCAAGGACATGATCGCGATCCCCTGGATTTACTGGCACCAGGACAACTATGACGGCAACATCACTCCCTTCAAGAGGGTCGGCATCGAGACCTGGGTCGCTCCGGGCGACGCCAACTGGCGCGTCGTCTACCCGCTCGGCAACACCGCCCTCGACAACATCTCCGGCTTCGTCGAGTCCGGACAGCGTCTCGGCAGCACCGGCGAGCTGACCACCGTCTGGAACGATGACGGCGAGGGCCTCTTCAACCTCGACTGGTTCGGCGTACTCTTCGGCGGCGCGGCCGGATGGCAGCCCGGCAAGAGCGACGGCGCAGCCTACCAGGCCACCTTCGGGACCACGTTTTATGGCGACACGACAGGCCGCATCGATGAGGCACAGCGCAACCTCATGTCGGCTGTCGATGACCTCGACGTCTCGGACGATACCTTCTGGCTTGATCCCTGGAGCGAAGCCGGACAGAAGAAGGCCGCGAAGATCCGCAGCACGATCCCCAAGGCGCGCCTGCAGGCGGAGCGAGCCATTGAGCTGATCGAGACCGTGCTCGCCACCGAGCCTCATATTCGCGAACGCGATGCTCTGCTTGCCATGGAGATGGCTGCACGACGCATCGACTTCATCGGCATGAAGTTCCAGTTGTCGGAGGAGATGAGTATCGCCTATGCCCGGGCCTATGCCCAGAAAGATGACCCTCAACACGAGACCGAGACCCGCGAGCTGCTCTACTCCATCAGCAGCATGAATGGCCGCTGCCAGGACCTTCGGGACGGCTACTCAATGATCAAGAACCTCTACCGGGCGAGCTGGCTGGCGGAGAATCGTCCTTACTGGCTCGACAACGTGCTCGTGCGCTACGACCTACAGATTGAGGAGTGGCAACGGCGCGGCGACAAGGTTAACAATCTCATCGACCGCTGGCAGCAGGATAAGTCACTGCCAACAGCGAAGGAAGCGGGAATTCCCCCACCGCCCACCAATTAG
- a CDS encoding N-acetylglucosamine kinase — MSLFLAVDAGGTKTDYLLADDTSVLARVRGGTIKRMRANAETTAQNLAEALAELTTVSGVSMQSVTRTCIGTAGETVPLVVDWLRESFGRHVSGNLILLGDVEIALDAAFPGQPGVIVLAGTGSNVAARDGSGKVTTAGGWGPALADQGSGHRIGQEALRALFLSIDEERPTRLLAAVLQLWHLTSVAEIVAFGNSIPAPDFSQLAKAVLKAAEEGDAVAQEVLEKEGTDLAYLVCLLIGRMRKSPTQASLVPPIAFTGSIMENVLPVRRALIAAVDRQYPGIATLDGVVDPIAGALWRARRGY; from the coding sequence ATGAGCCTGTTTCTTGCCGTAGATGCCGGCGGAACCAAGACCGACTATCTGCTCGCGGACGATACGAGCGTGCTGGCGCGAGTGCGCGGCGGTACCATCAAACGTATGCGCGCCAACGCCGAGACAACGGCGCAGAATCTTGCAGAGGCGCTTGCGGAGTTGACTACCGTCTCGGGCGTCTCCATGCAGTCCGTCACGCGGACCTGCATTGGCACCGCTGGCGAGACGGTACCGCTAGTCGTTGACTGGCTGAGGGAAAGCTTCGGTAGGCATGTCTCGGGCAATTTGATTTTGCTTGGAGATGTTGAGATCGCGCTCGACGCGGCGTTCCCCGGACAGCCCGGGGTGATTGTCCTTGCGGGGACGGGCTCCAACGTTGCTGCCCGCGACGGCAGCGGTAAGGTAACCACTGCTGGTGGCTGGGGGCCTGCGCTTGCGGATCAGGGCTCGGGTCACAGAATCGGACAGGAAGCGCTGCGAGCGCTCTTTCTCTCCATCGATGAAGAACGCCCTACGCGGCTGCTCGCCGCGGTACTTCAGCTTTGGCATCTCACCTCCGTGGCCGAGATCGTAGCTTTCGGCAACAGCATTCCGGCGCCGGACTTTTCGCAGCTGGCCAAGGCCGTTCTCAAGGCTGCCGAAGAGGGCGATGCCGTAGCCCAGGAAGTATTAGAGAAAGAAGGAACTGATCTCGCTTACCTTGTCTGCCTCTTGATTGGACGGATGAGAAAGTCTCCGACCCAGGCTTCGCTGGTGCCTCCGATTGCGTTCACTGGGTCGATCATGGAGAACGTTCTTCCAGTGCGCAGGGCCCTGATCGCAGCGGTCGATCGCCAGTATCCAGGCATCGCGACGCTCGACGGTGTCGTTGATCCCATCGCCGGAGCCTTGTGGCGCGCCCGGCGCGGTTATTGA
- a CDS encoding DeoR/GlpR family DNA-binding transcription regulator: MSKKIDVRADRIMRALLRAGDISVQELVEQIGTSAPSIRRDLARLEKRGLVLRTHGGATLVEQLLYEPFRHDTSFQARELRMADEKRRIGLAASELIAEKETIGLTAGTTSTQIGRSLRHRRGISVITNALNIGMELCNQPAIKTTLTGGSLAWAWTFALAGQPALNTLRDVYLDKAFISVTGFDLERGVTTLETEEATVSLAMLRQAREVIVVADSSKIGHVSPALICPISAIHVLVTDSAVPVDVVKALKAKGIKVVIA, encoded by the coding sequence TTGTCGAAGAAGATCGATGTCCGAGCGGACAGGATTATGCGGGCGCTGCTTCGTGCGGGCGACATCTCTGTGCAGGAATTGGTAGAGCAGATCGGCACCTCCGCACCGAGCATCCGACGGGATCTTGCGCGGCTGGAGAAGCGGGGCCTCGTCCTTCGCACCCACGGCGGCGCGACCCTTGTAGAGCAGCTGCTTTACGAGCCATTCCGTCACGACACCTCGTTCCAGGCGCGCGAGTTGCGCATGGCCGATGAGAAGCGGCGGATAGGGCTTGCCGCCAGCGAACTGATCGCCGAAAAAGAGACCATTGGGCTGACTGCAGGAACGACGTCAACGCAGATTGGCCGCTCGCTACGGCATCGGCGTGGAATCTCCGTGATCACAAATGCCTTGAATATCGGCATGGAGCTTTGCAACCAGCCAGCGATCAAGACGACGCTCACCGGCGGCTCGCTGGCTTGGGCGTGGACCTTTGCGCTGGCCGGCCAACCAGCGCTGAATACACTGCGCGATGTCTATCTGGATAAGGCGTTCATCAGTGTGACGGGATTCGATCTGGAGCGCGGTGTGACGACGCTGGAGACAGAAGAGGCGACTGTCTCTCTCGCGATGCTCAGGCAGGCGAGAGAGGTCATCGTGGTTGCGGACTCGAGCAAGATCGGCCACGTCAGCCCGGCACTGATCTGCCCCATCTCTGCGATCCATGTGCTCGTAACGGACTCGGCCGTTCCCGTCGACGTGGTGAAAGCGTTGAAGGCGAAGGGGATCAAGGTGGTCATCGCCTAA
- a CDS encoding SIS domain-containing protein yields the protein MASSVTPTPYPHWMLREIHEQPATLATTLARYVDSNGFRAEACDPVRNWLRGCAGAIIIAASGSSRHAGLVAELLIEELSGIAVDVEYASEYTYSSEKVRHPGSVMVISQSGETADTLASLRKAHAKDHETLAITNVATSTMAREATVSFPTEAGRERAVPATKSFTAQLLNLYLLALLAAEVEKKLTPEQIADRLAELRELPPKVAAQLPGWESSVREVAGRYSAAQNFLFLGRGVHNPTAREGALKLKESAYLHAEGYPSGELKHGPNALVSKQTPLVMIATVDHSDPDSTLRYEKVVQLMSDMREQGADILAVANTGDDAVVALADNVLFVDETSEALLPIAEIIPLQLFSYFMAINRGIDVDNPRNLTKAVLAE from the coding sequence ATGGCCAGCTCTGTCACCCCCACACCGTATCCGCACTGGATGCTTCGCGAGATCCACGAACAGCCCGCCACGCTGGCGACGACCCTGGCCCGCTATGTGGACAGCAACGGCTTCCGCGCCGAGGCCTGCGATCCGGTGCGCAACTGGCTGCGCGGGTGCGCAGGTGCGATCATCATCGCGGCCAGCGGCTCCAGCCGTCACGCCGGCCTGGTGGCAGAGCTGCTGATCGAGGAGCTGAGCGGCATTGCCGTGGACGTCGAATATGCCAGCGAGTACACCTACAGCTCGGAGAAGGTGCGTCACCCTGGTTCGGTCATGGTCATCTCACAGTCCGGCGAGACTGCTGACACTCTCGCTTCGTTACGTAAGGCCCACGCGAAGGACCACGAGACACTAGCCATCACGAACGTCGCCACCTCCACGATGGCGCGCGAAGCGACCGTCTCCTTTCCCACCGAGGCTGGCCGCGAGCGAGCTGTCCCCGCGACGAAGAGCTTCACCGCGCAGCTGCTGAATCTCTACTTGTTGGCTCTGCTCGCAGCGGAAGTAGAGAAAAAGCTCACCCCGGAGCAGATCGCAGACCGCCTCGCTGAACTTCGCGAGCTGCCGCCAAAGGTCGCCGCTCAACTCCCGGGATGGGAGAGTTCTGTTCGGGAGGTCGCTGGAAGGTACAGCGCCGCTCAGAACTTCCTCTTCCTGGGCCGCGGCGTCCACAATCCCACCGCTCGCGAAGGCGCATTGAAGCTGAAAGAGTCCGCGTATCTGCACGCCGAGGGCTATCCCAGCGGTGAGTTGAAGCATGGGCCGAACGCACTCGTCAGCAAGCAGACACCTCTGGTCATGATCGCGACCGTCGATCACTCCGATCCCGACTCCACGCTTCGCTACGAGAAGGTGGTGCAGTTGATGAGCGATATGCGCGAACAGGGAGCAGACATCCTCGCCGTAGCGAATACCGGAGACGACGCCGTCGTCGCGCTGGCCGACAACGTCCTCTTCGTCGATGAGACCTCAGAGGCTCTTTTGCCCATCGCAGAGATCATCCCTCTCCAATTATTCTCCTATTTCATGGCGATCAATCGCGGTATCGACGTCGACAACCCACGCAACCTGACCAAGGCCGTGCTGGCGGAGTAG